Below is a genomic region from Candidatus Omnitrophota bacterium.
GCGAATACGGCGTCCGCTTTACCGCGGCGTTCAGCCGCCGCAACATATACGGCACGCAATTCCACCCGGAGAAGAGCCAGCGTTACGGGCTCGTACTCCTGGAAAATTTTTTAACCAAGGTACGCTATGCTGAAGAAACGGCTAATCACGGTATTGACGTTCAATAACGGGGTGCTCTTCCGCACCAGGAATTTTCATCCCGATTACCGCTATACGCTAAATTTTGTGGACGCGTGGTCCGTGGACGAGATCGTGGTGCTGGATATAACACGCGAGAGCATGGGGGAGAAGCCCAATTTCTACAATATCGTCACGCAATTTGCGGACAGGTGTTTCGTGCCGCTCGCCGCAGGCGGAGGCGTAAGGAGTGTCGAAGATTTCAGCACGCTCCTGAGGCTGGGCGCAGATAAGGTAGTTATAAACACAGAGGCGGTAAGGCGTCCGGAGTTCATACGGGAGGCGGCCGGCCTCTTCGGCTCCCAGTGCGTGGTCGTCTCCATAGACGCCAGGAAGACGGGTACGGGGGCCTACGAGGTATTTACGGATTTCGGCACAAGGCCTTCCGGCCTCGACCCTGTCGAATGGGCGAAAAAGGCCCGGGACCTCGGCGCCGGCGAGATAATGGTGACATCTATAGATAAGGACGGCTCGCTGGAGGGGTACGATAACGACCTGAACCGCACGGTCTCGGAGGCAGTCGATATACCGGTGCTCGTCTCCGGAGGCGCAGGCAAATGGCAGGACTTTGTGGACGGCTTCGAAAAGGGCAAGGCGACGGCGGTCTGCACGACAAATATATACCATTTTACGGAAACGAGCATCAAGAGCGCGAAGGTCTATATGAGGCGGTCCGGCATAGAAGTGAGGATATAGGTTTCGGGGAGGATATATGAAAGAGGGCTTATATAAAGGTGCAGAAGGTGAAAGAGGCGCGAGGCGGGTGGCCTATTGCAAAAGATGCCTTATGCCCAATACGCGCCCCAGGATAATATTTGACAAAGAGGGTGTATGTAATGCATGCAGGAACGCAGATACGAAATGGGAAGATGTCGACTGGGATGCGCGGAGAAAGGAATTTGAAGGGCTCCTGGACCGTTACAGGTCGAAGGACGGCTCATGGGACTGCGTAGTCCCGTGGAGCGGGGGCAAGGACTCCAGCTCGATCGCCTACCGCCTGAAATTTGAATTCCATATGAACCCGCTCCTGGTGACCTTCTCTCCGCAGGTGCCCAATGAGGTGGGGAGCGCCAACCGCGAAGCCCTCATCCAGGCGGGCATGGACCATATATTCTTCCGGCCGAATCAGAAGGTCCACAGAAGATTGGCGAAGAGGTTCTTTGTGGAGAGGGGTAATCACAAGGTGCCGTGGGATGCAGGCGTGAACACCATCCCGGTCATCGCGGCGGTGAAGTTCGGGATCCCTCTCATATTCTACGCAGAACACGGAGAGAGCGAATATGGGGGAAAGCTACTGAAAGAAGATTCCAATAAGATGAGGGATTTTACGGAGGTCATAGAACATCAGATAGGCGATGATCCGAGGAACTGGATAGACGAAGAGATAACGCTGAACGACCTGGCACCGTATATATATCCCGATGTCGGCTCTATGAAAAAGGTCGGCGTGAAGGCGCTCTATTTTGCCTACTTCTTTAAATGGAGCAGCTACAGGAACTATCTCTACATAAAGGATAAGTTCAACTTCAGGACGTGCGCCGAGGGCAGGACCGAAGGGACCTTCACCGACTTCGACTCTCTCGACGATAAATCGGACAACCTCTACTATTACATGCAGTACATAAAGTTCGGATTCGGCAGGGCGGTCCGGGATGCCAGCCGCATGATACAGAATAAACAGCTGTCGAGGAGCGAGGGCCTGGAGCTTGCCCGTAAATACGACCACGAGTTCCCGGCAAGGTATCTCAAGGAGATGCTCGAGTACCTCATGCTCACAGAAGAGGAATTCAACGATATAACGGACAGGCACAGGAATCCCGAGATATGGACAAAAGAGAACGGCCAGTGGAAACTCCGGTATCCCCTGGAATAGAAGGAGCTCAGATGGATTTTAAGGAGAGGGTTAAGCGGAGGAACGGCTTTGACGCCAGCGTCGTATACGGGACGAAGAAGTTCAACCTCCTGACGGGCCGCGATAAGCACCTGGACCACCGCAAGGCCAGCGACGACCGGTGGATAGACCCGAAGACGGGCATGATAGCAGACAAATTTGCCGAACGGCGGCCGTGCCCCTTATGCGGCATGACAGAGTCCGAAACAATATTCGTGAAGAGCGGTTTCCCTCACGTGAGCTGCAGGTCCTGCGGGCTTGTCTACGTCAACCCCATATTGAACGGGGAAGAATACTCCAAGCTGTGGACGATGGAAGATTCCTGGGAGGCGGTCCTGGAGAGCGCCGAACAGGTCAGGATGCAGACACTCGAGGCCGCGTACAGCCTCGACATAGCGGAGCTCTATATGAAGGGGAAAGGCCGGATATCGGTATGCGACGTCGGGTGCGGCCCCGGCACATTACTTACCGAGGCGGCGAGGCGCGGTTATTACGCCTTCGGCGTGGAACCTAATACGAAATGCCACGGCCTCCTGGATAAGAAGGGGATAGCGTACACGAAAGAGTTCTTTCCCCTGAAGGCCGGCATCAAAGAGCGGTTCGATTGCATCTTTCTCCTGAACGCCCTCGAGCATATGCATGACCCTGTCCGGATCGTTGAGGAGGCGAAGAAACTGCTCAAGCCGTCAGGCCTCATCTACATATCCGTCCCCTGTATAGATGCCCTGGTGAACAGGGTGATGCATGAGAAGGCGGGCGTCTTCGGCGGCCATTCGCACATACAGTTCTTCAGCATAAAGACCCTCTCCATGCTTCTGGATAAGACGGGTTTCGAGATGCTGGAGTACGAGACGATCATAACGGAGCTCGGCGTCATAAAAAATTACATGAGCTTCAGGGACCCGTATTTCGGGGAAGGTCCGGATGGGCTCGATTTCCTTACGCCGGAGCTGATCTATAAGAATCATATGGCCAGAAACCTTAATATGGTGGGACGGTTGAAATAGATGAAGAGTAAAAAGAGGGTATATATAATCGCCGAGGCGGGGATAAACCACAATAACTCCCTCGATAACTGTTACGGGTTGATCGATTCGGCCTCCGACGCCGGGTGTAATGCGGTGAAGTTCCAGTTCTTCACCGCCAGGGGTCTATATCCGCGCTCCGCGGGTAGATTGAACTGGCGCGACGGATCGAAAGGTTATAGTTACGATATATACAGCGCCGTTAAGTCATTTGAGCTACCCCGGCGCTGGATCGCCGACATTATGAGATACAGCCGGAGGAAGGGGATAGATTTCCTCTCTTCCGTGTCTGATGCCAGGGGGGCGGACGAACTGGTCCGCCTCGGGGTGAAGATGATAAAGATCCCCTCCTATAGCGTTACCAACCTTCCGTTGTTAGACCATTGCGCGCGTCTCGGCCTGCCCATGATAATGTCCACCGGCGGGGCGTCTCTCGGGGAGGTCGAAGAGGCGGTGAGGACGGTCAATGCGTACCATAATAAGCTCTCGATCCTGCACTGTTCCATAAAATATCCTACCGAACCGGGTGAATGTAACCTCGGGGTGATCGTGACGTTACGGTATGCGTTCCCTTATAACAGGATAGGGTATTCCGACCATACGGCTGAAACTTCCTCCGCGCCGGTCCAGGCGGTCTACCTTGGTGCCGATATAATAGAGAAGCACATCACCCTCGACAGGCACATGAAGGGGCCCGATCACTTTTTTGCGCTCGAGCCGCGCCAGCTGAAAGAGATGGTGTGCGCCGTCCGTGATGCGGAGAAGGACCGGGCAAAGGGCAATATGGTCTTCGACCGCAAAATGTACGGTTCATCCGCCAAGGTGACATTCGCGCATGAGCGATACCTGAGGGATTTCTGCTATCCCGGTCTATTCGCGCGTAAATGCATCAAAAAAGGCGAAAGGATACTCTTTAGGGACCTCAGTATACTAAGGCCCGGCAAGAAGGGCCGCGGCCTGGAACCCAGATACCTCTCCCTCTTCAAAAGATACAAGATCCGCGCGGCAAGGGATATCGCCGAAGAGGAAGAGATAAAGTGGGAGAGTATCTTCGATGCATAAGATATTGATGCGGGCCGATGCGGATGCGAAGAGCGGGACCGGAGACCTGTTCTCTCTACTCTCTTTTTCGGAATACCTGACCGGTTGGAAGCGGTATTTTGTGACTAAGGATACGAAAGAGGCCAGGGCCATCTTGAGTAAGAACGGCGTCCGGGACGTCCTGTATATACCGCGCACAGTATCGATAGGCAAAGAGATAGACCGCATGAATCGTATGATAGATGCCGAGAAGATAGATGCCGTCCTGATAGAGATAACGGCAGCGGATACCGCCTCCTATAAGGATATTGCGGCGCCATACAGGGCGTGCGTCGACTTTTATGGTAAGGTGCCGCGCGGGTTCGACCTGGTGATAAACTGGGATACGTACGCTGAAAAATTATACGACCGGCGGGAATATCCGGGGACCCGTTTTCTACTCGGCCCTGAATATGCGTTCCTGAGGAGAAGCGTAGCCGGGAAGGCAAATAGCGCAATGAGACGGCCGGGGAAGACAAAGAGGGCGAAGAAGGTGCTGATATTCTTAGGGGGGTTCGACGAATTTGATTTTACGTTAAAAACGGTTAAGGCGCTCGAGAAGATGGATGCCGGGCTCGAACTGAATATAATACTGGGCGCCGGATATAAAGGCGAAAGGGATCTATCGTCTTACCTCAGCCATTCCGGTTTCTTTAAATACCGCATACGTCGGAATATCGGGAATATGCCTGCGGAATACGGGAGGAGCGACCTCGCCATAATCGCCGGGGGCTTGAGCATCTTCGAAGCGGTTGCCCTGAAAGTGCCGGCCGCGGTCATAGCGACTTACGGGCACCAGGTAAAGCGCAGCTTATTCTTCGAGAAAACCGGATCTGCCATATATCTCGGTTTCAGGCGTATCTCCGTTCCGAAACTGAAGAGGGCGGTCTCCGGATATCGTTTTACACCTTTCAGGGAAAGGATACTGACCGGGAAGATACCGGGTATAATAGATGAAGGACTTAACGATAACAGATAAAGGGAATCGGCTCAGGTTTAAATTCCTGGACTGGGATACGCGCTTCTTCGGCGTCAACTCTTTTACGCTGGATGCGCGCGGCCTTGTCCTGAGACCTGATTCCGGCCGTTTCCTCGCCCGATCTCTCCGTTCGCTCAAGGGACCTTCTTTCGTCACAGCCAAGATACCGGATGACGCGCCGCGACATGTCATAGATCTCTTATCCGACGCAGGTTTCAGATATATGAACACCGAAGTAACGCTGGAATATGTCCGGCGCCCGGAAGACGGCCTGACGGGCCGGATACCCGGCGGCCTTTCGATAGAGAAGGCCTCCGTGATGCCTCGCGATGCGTACCTCTTAGGAAAGGAGTTCAGGCTGACCCGTTTCCACATGGACGAAAATATAACGCGCGCTAAGAGCGACGGCGTATGGACGGAGTATATCAAAAATTTCCGGCCGGGCAGGGCAAGCCACGTCTTCATCGCAAAGGCCCGACACGAGACCGCGGGCATCATACTCGTCAACCGATCCGCTCAAGAAGGGGAGTACGTCAATAACCTCTTCTTCGTTGCTATCAAGAAGAAGTTCAGGGCCAAAGGCGCAGGAAGGGCCCTCATCAGGCGCTCCCTTAAATGGTGCGCCGGCCAGGGCGGCACCGTTACCGTGGGCACGCAGGCGAACAATGTCGGAGCGCTCAATTTCTATATGAAGAACGGTTTTACGAAAGTGCGCGGCACGAAGACGGTCCTGCACAGGTGGAGCGGACGATAAAGATGCGGACAATAATATTCCTCGATTACTTTGAAGACCTGTCCGACGCGGTGCCTGTCATAGAGAAGACCTGCCGCCGTCTGGCTTCGAAACCTCTCCTCGTCTCCTCGAACTTCGATAATAGCGCGCTCTCCGAGCGCCTGGGCCTCGAGATCGTTTACTTCGACGACCTCTTATCCCAGGGCGATTACGATCTTATGGATGAATATGTTTACGGCATGGCGAAGACGTGGCATGCCTCGTTACCTGAGAGGGAGGGGCTCACCGTTCATAAAGGCATCTCGTTCGGCGTTATAGGGGAGGAGAGGGCCCAGCGTTTATTCACGCCCTCCATAAAAAATCTCCAGATAGTCCTGAATATGGCAGAAAGGTTCCGGCCGGATAAGATAATATTGGCGGGCGAGAGGGATATCTTCTCGGGCCTCGTCTCTTTTATAGAGAAGAACCTCCGGATCCCCGCTGAATTCGTTGAGGTGCGGAAGAAGAGGGACTTATGCGGCGATACTAAACGGTTCGTTGCAGACCTGCTTTCGGAGATGGTCGATATATTCATAAGGAATAAGTCACTGCGCCGGCCGATCAAAGGGGATATCCTTATTGACGCGCGCCTTTCGCCTGAGCTAAAAGGCCTCGGGAAGAGGCACCGTCTATTCCGTTATCTTATGGAGAAGGGTCTGCGTGTAAGGTGGCAGCTTATCGTGAAGGAGAGGGTGCTATTCGCCCCGGTCCTGGAAGACGGCATGATCGCGAAGATCAAGGGCCGCCGGTTGCGTATCTACTGGCGTTCGGCGAAGGATGACAGGAAATTCCGGGACAGTTTTATCTATAAAGGATTTTCCATATGGGATGTGGTCGAAAGGCCTATAGAGGAACTGGTATTGAACGATTTCGCGGCCATCAGCGATAATATGGTCTTCCTCGAAAAGTTCTATAAAGCGCTGAAACCCCGCGTTGTCGTGCTGCGGGAGGCGGTGAGGATGCCTGAGAAGACGATCGTCTCTGCCGCCGGACTTTCCGGGGCGCGGACGTTCGTGGTCCAGCATGGGCTCCTCGCAGAGAGGTATGTATATACCAGGCTCTTTTCCGACCGGATAGCATTATGGGGCAGCTCCGGTATAGAGTGGTACGGGAGATACGGGAACGACACCTCAAGATGCGTCGTCACGGGAAAACCCGGCCACGACGCGCTGTATTCGAGGATGCGCGACGGGTCATTGAGCGCCGGAGGCGGTCCTCAGAAAGATCCCCGGGCCGCGGAGACGATACTTTATGTGCCGAGCTACTTCAAGGATATAAAATGGCTTCATGGTGTATTCTACCCCTACGATTCGGAATATGTCTCCATGGACGCGATCACGGCGGCCATGCGCCATTTTCCCGATAAGCGACTCGTCATAAAGGTGCACCCTTTCGATCCCGTGGATATTGATAGATTCACAACTTCCAGGCTGCGAGGCCTCGGTAACGTGACTGCGGTGAAGAATGCCGATATCCTGAAACTGATAGCGGAGAGTTCCCTGGTGATAACGTCCCTATTCTCCTCTTCCGCCCTGGATGCCGTCATATTGGATAAGCCGGTGATAGCGCTGAACGTATATAAGCGTGAGGACCTGGTGCCCTTTGTCAAATACGGCGTCGCGCTCGGGGCCAAAAATTCCGAAGAATTAAAGGGTGCGATAAGCCGAATACTGGGTGACGCGAAGACGCGGGAAGGGCTTGCCGCGAACCGCCCGCAATTTATACGCGATTACGCTTATGCGATCGACGGAAAAGCGACGGAAAGGGTCATGAACGAAATAGAA
It encodes:
- a CDS encoding imidazole glycerol phosphate synthase cyclase subunit; protein product: MLKKRLITVLTFNNGVLFRTRNFHPDYRYTLNFVDAWSVDEIVVLDITRESMGEKPNFYNIVTQFADRCFVPLAAGGGVRSVEDFSTLLRLGADKVVINTEAVRRPEFIREAAGLFGSQCVVVSIDARKTGTGAYEVFTDFGTRPSGLDPVEWAKKARDLGAGEIMVTSIDKDGSLEGYDNDLNRTVSEAVDIPVLVSGGAGKWQDFVDGFEKGKATAVCTTNIYHFTETSIKSAKVYMRRSGIEVRI
- a CDS encoding N-acetyl sugar amidotransferase, with the translated sequence MKEGLYKGAEGERGARRVAYCKRCLMPNTRPRIIFDKEGVCNACRNADTKWEDVDWDARRKEFEGLLDRYRSKDGSWDCVVPWSGGKDSSSIAYRLKFEFHMNPLLVTFSPQVPNEVGSANREALIQAGMDHIFFRPNQKVHRRLAKRFFVERGNHKVPWDAGVNTIPVIAAVKFGIPLIFYAEHGESEYGGKLLKEDSNKMRDFTEVIEHQIGDDPRNWIDEEITLNDLAPYIYPDVGSMKKVGVKALYFAYFFKWSSYRNYLYIKDKFNFRTCAEGRTEGTFTDFDSLDDKSDNLYYYMQYIKFGFGRAVRDASRMIQNKQLSRSEGLELARKYDHEFPARYLKEMLEYLMLTEEEFNDITDRHRNPEIWTKENGQWKLRYPLE
- a CDS encoding class I SAM-dependent methyltransferase, producing MDFKERVKRRNGFDASVVYGTKKFNLLTGRDKHLDHRKASDDRWIDPKTGMIADKFAERRPCPLCGMTESETIFVKSGFPHVSCRSCGLVYVNPILNGEEYSKLWTMEDSWEAVLESAEQVRMQTLEAAYSLDIAELYMKGKGRISVCDVGCGPGTLLTEAARRGYYAFGVEPNTKCHGLLDKKGIAYTKEFFPLKAGIKERFDCIFLLNALEHMHDPVRIVEEAKKLLKPSGLIYISVPCIDALVNRVMHEKAGVFGGHSHIQFFSIKTLSMLLDKTGFEMLEYETIITELGVIKNYMSFRDPYFGEGPDGLDFLTPELIYKNHMARNLNMVGRLK
- a CDS encoding N-acetylneuraminate synthase family protein, which encodes MKSKKRVYIIAEAGINHNNSLDNCYGLIDSASDAGCNAVKFQFFTARGLYPRSAGRLNWRDGSKGYSYDIYSAVKSFELPRRWIADIMRYSRRKGIDFLSSVSDARGADELVRLGVKMIKIPSYSVTNLPLLDHCARLGLPMIMSTGGASLGEVEEAVRTVNAYHNKLSILHCSIKYPTEPGECNLGVIVTLRYAFPYNRIGYSDHTAETSSAPVQAVYLGADIIEKHITLDRHMKGPDHFFALEPRQLKEMVCAVRDAEKDRAKGNMVFDRKMYGSSAKVTFAHERYLRDFCYPGLFARKCIKKGERILFRDLSILRPGKKGRGLEPRYLSLFKRYKIRAARDIAEEEEIKWESIFDA
- a CDS encoding glycosyltransferase; this translates as MHKILMRADADAKSGTGDLFSLLSFSEYLTGWKRYFVTKDTKEARAILSKNGVRDVLYIPRTVSIGKEIDRMNRMIDAEKIDAVLIEITAADTASYKDIAAPYRACVDFYGKVPRGFDLVINWDTYAEKLYDRREYPGTRFLLGPEYAFLRRSVAGKANSAMRRPGKTKRAKKVLIFLGGFDEFDFTLKTVKALEKMDAGLELNIILGAGYKGERDLSSYLSHSGFFKYRIRRNIGNMPAEYGRSDLAIIAGGLSIFEAVALKVPAAVIATYGHQVKRSLFFEKTGSAIYLGFRRISVPKLKRAVSGYRFTPFRERILTGKIPGIIDEGLNDNR
- a CDS encoding GNAT family N-acetyltransferase codes for the protein MKDLTITDKGNRLRFKFLDWDTRFFGVNSFTLDARGLVLRPDSGRFLARSLRSLKGPSFVTAKIPDDAPRHVIDLLSDAGFRYMNTEVTLEYVRRPEDGLTGRIPGGLSIEKASVMPRDAYLLGKEFRLTRFHMDENITRAKSDGVWTEYIKNFRPGRASHVFIAKARHETAGIILVNRSAQEGEYVNNLFFVAIKKKFRAKGAGRALIRRSLKWCAGQGGTVTVGTQANNVGALNFYMKNGFTKVRGTKTVLHRWSGR
- a CDS encoding CDP-glycerol glycerophosphotransferase family protein, producing MRTIIFLDYFEDLSDAVPVIEKTCRRLASKPLLVSSNFDNSALSERLGLEIVYFDDLLSQGDYDLMDEYVYGMAKTWHASLPEREGLTVHKGISFGVIGEERAQRLFTPSIKNLQIVLNMAERFRPDKIILAGERDIFSGLVSFIEKNLRIPAEFVEVRKKRDLCGDTKRFVADLLSEMVDIFIRNKSLRRPIKGDILIDARLSPELKGLGKRHRLFRYLMEKGLRVRWQLIVKERVLFAPVLEDGMIAKIKGRRLRIYWRSAKDDRKFRDSFIYKGFSIWDVVERPIEELVLNDFAAISDNMVFLEKFYKALKPRVVVLREAVRMPEKTIVSAAGLSGARTFVVQHGLLAERYVYTRLFSDRIALWGSSGIEWYGRYGNDTSRCVVTGKPGHDALYSRMRDGSLSAGGGPQKDPRAAETILYVPSYFKDIKWLHGVFYPYDSEYVSMDAITAAMRHFPDKRLVIKVHPFDPVDIDRFTTSRLRGLGNVTAVKNADILKLIAESSLVITSLFSSSALDAVILDKPVIALNVYKREDLVPFVKYGVALGAKNSEELKGAISRILGDAKTREGLAANRPQFIRDYAYAIDGKATERVMNEIEKFISEAI